Proteins encoded by one window of Streptococcus sanguinis:
- a CDS encoding TetR/AcrR family transcriptional regulator, translated as MATAFTSEEKEIIRKKLHKVAKECLQRYGVKKTTVDQMAAMVDISKGSFYNFYSSKEMLFFTVLEEYQIDVMNRLTEQLGMEVKIDTNRLVQLLYDFYQDFRYSFMYTIFKNHEMELLVRKLPKEAITNHHLIDDRMVKKIVSRINIRENVSVEIVSALFRTIAMTILHIEEIGEEQFDTTLKLVIQGIVVQITKEDR; from the coding sequence ATGGCTACTGCTTTTACTAGCGAAGAAAAAGAAATTATTAGAAAGAAATTACATAAAGTTGCAAAAGAATGCCTTCAAAGATATGGGGTTAAGAAAACCACAGTTGACCAGATGGCAGCAATGGTAGATATTTCCAAAGGTTCTTTTTATAATTTTTATTCTTCAAAAGAAATGTTATTTTTTACGGTCTTAGAAGAATATCAAATAGATGTTATGAATCGCCTGACTGAACAATTAGGTATGGAAGTCAAGATAGATACAAATCGTCTGGTACAGTTACTTTATGATTTTTATCAAGATTTTCGCTATTCATTTATGTATACCATATTTAAAAATCATGAAATGGAATTACTCGTAAGAAAATTACCAAAAGAGGCGATAACAAATCATCATCTGATAGATGATAGGATGGTTAAAAAAATTGTATCCCGAATCAACATTAGAGAAAATGTATCGGTAGAAATCGTCTCTGCTTTATTTAGAACGATTGCTATGACTATATTACACATCGAGGAAATCGGTGAAGAACAATTTGATACTACATTGAAGTTAGTCATACAAGGAATTGTTGTGCAAATTACTAAGGAGGATAGGTAA
- a CDS encoding ABC transporter ATP-binding protein, which translates to MVKEAIRTANLSKRYGTKNVVNNLNISIKSGEIVGFLGLNGAGKTTTMRMMLGLIKSTSGECYIQGKKLDLSNLELRNEIGYIIETPYSYPDLTVRENLKIVSKLRGVNKDNIDWVIEKLKLKQYEHKQEKHLSLGNVARLGIAKAIIHKPKILILDEPTNGLDPFGVIEVRELLKELANNLGTTVLISSHNLEEISKIATRIVIIHEGRLIREVESSELEQYLEKKLLVSGSNNKAMKEVLSNQGYQVNIQSDTENNIDFLELIDKKSVEYPEEIATLLVNAGYPPKSLAVEKEDLEHYFLRILNDYNRGVSNEKA; encoded by the coding sequence ATGGTGAAAGAAGCAATTAGAACCGCAAACCTTTCTAAAAGATATGGAACAAAAAATGTTGTCAACAACTTGAATATATCAATAAAAAGTGGTGAAATAGTAGGTTTTTTAGGACTGAATGGTGCAGGGAAAACAACGACGATGAGAATGATGCTAGGATTGATAAAATCTACATCAGGGGAATGTTATATCCAAGGAAAAAAGTTAGATCTGAGTAATTTAGAACTTCGAAATGAAATAGGTTATATTATCGAGACGCCTTATTCTTATCCAGACTTAACTGTGAGAGAAAATTTAAAAATCGTTAGTAAATTAAGAGGGGTTAATAAAGATAATATTGACTGGGTAATTGAAAAATTAAAACTAAAGCAATATGAACATAAACAGGAGAAGCATCTTTCTTTAGGAAATGTTGCGCGTTTAGGAATTGCAAAAGCGATTATTCATAAACCTAAAATCCTAATTCTTGATGAGCCAACAAATGGATTAGATCCTTTTGGAGTTATTGAAGTGAGAGAACTGTTAAAGGAATTGGCAAATAATCTAGGTACAACTGTTCTTATTTCAAGTCATAATCTGGAAGAAATATCTAAAATTGCTACTAGAATAGTCATTATACATGAGGGCAGACTTATAAGAGAAGTTGAAAGCAGTGAATTAGAACAGTACTTAGAAAAGAAGTTACTAGTAAGTGGCTCTAATAATAAGGCAATGAAAGAAGTATTATCTAACCAGGGCTATCAGGTGAACATTCAATCAGACACAGAAAATAATATCGATTTCTTAGAACTAATTGATAAAAAATCTGTGGAATATCCGGAAGAAATTGCTACATTGCTGGTTAATGCAGGTTATCCGCCCAAATCGCTGGCTGTTGAAAAAGAAGATTTAGAGCATTATTTCTTAAGAATACTGAATGACTATAATAGAGGTGTTTCGAATGAAAAAGCTTAG
- a CDS encoding ABC transporter permease: MKKLSSCILIEWRKLIKSKLSIVTACSICLVPFIVGLFATMMKYPENFKNLGLISAKMETMRITDWSSYLMTISQVISVGGLLIFGFTASWVFGREYSDKTMIDLLALPIRRDTIVLSKFIVIALWSYILSIFALLLGLLAGNLIGLDGGNLTVIFKGILTFGFCTTLTIILSTPVAFFACLGRGYLSPLAFIIFTIIFSQLGSALNFGKYIPWAIPALASGIARKALLNFGSIVSLFAVSILGLIATIAWWRYADYD; the protein is encoded by the coding sequence ATGAAAAAGCTTAGTTCCTGTATTTTAATTGAATGGAGAAAGTTAATAAAATCAAAACTTTCCATCGTAACTGCTTGTTCTATCTGTTTAGTTCCTTTTATTGTTGGGTTGTTTGCAACTATGATGAAATATCCAGAGAATTTCAAAAATCTTGGTTTGATTTCTGCAAAAATGGAAACGATGAGGATAACAGACTGGTCGTCGTACTTAATGACCATATCACAAGTCATTTCTGTTGGGGGATTGCTCATTTTTGGATTTACAGCATCTTGGGTTTTTGGTAGAGAATATTCTGATAAAACTATGATAGACCTATTAGCACTCCCGATAAGAAGAGATACAATCGTATTATCCAAGTTTATCGTTATCGCTCTATGGAGCTATATTCTATCAATTTTTGCACTTTTATTGGGATTATTAGCTGGCAATCTGATTGGACTTGATGGTGGGAACTTAACGGTGATTTTCAAAGGTATACTTACTTTTGGTTTTTGTACTACTCTTACGATCATACTCTCTACTCCAGTAGCTTTTTTTGCTTGTTTAGGCCGGGGCTATTTGTCTCCATTGGCATTTATCATTTTTACTATTATTTTTTCTCAGCTTGGTTCTGCTCTTAACTTTGGGAAGTATATTCCATGGGCGATTCCTGCACTCGCAAGTGGTATTGCAAGAAAAGCATTATTGAATTTTGGGAGCATTGTCAGTTTGTTTGCGGTAAGTATTCTAGGTCTTATTGCAACAATAGCTTGGTGGAGGTATGCTGATTACGATTAA
- a CDS encoding DMT family transporter has protein sequence MLKQKTKTSAVILALLAAGFYAINTPFSKVLLNNVTPTFIAAFLYLGAGLGVGIMYLFHIKKEKKSERLTKQDLPYTIGMIGLDIAAPIFLMIGIKMGTASNASLLGNFEIVATALMALLFFKEKVSRKLWIAIGFITLSSIVLSFEGSDSFQFSIGSFFVILATCCWGLENNCTRKMSDKSTYEIVLLKGIFSGGGAFTIALVLGEKIPEMKYIAEVMLLGFVAYGLSIFLYIRAQRDLGAAKTSSFYAVAPFVGSFLAFAVNGEKLALEYFIGLALMLLGTVFVVYDTMVKHHLHEHKHTIVHTHNGVTHTHVITHEHEHKHFGNEERHNHKHEDYINSQEHKLAHANGL, from the coding sequence ATGTTGAAGCAGAAAACAAAGACGAGCGCAGTTATATTAGCACTGTTAGCAGCTGGATTTTATGCAATTAACACGCCATTTTCAAAAGTTCTTTTGAATAATGTTACACCAACTTTTATTGCCGCTTTTCTTTATCTTGGTGCTGGTCTTGGCGTTGGAATAATGTATTTATTTCACATAAAAAAAGAGAAAAAATCAGAGAGACTTACAAAGCAGGATTTACCCTATACAATCGGAATGATTGGATTAGATATAGCCGCCCCTATATTTTTAATGATAGGTATAAAAATGGGAACAGCATCTAATGCGTCACTCCTTGGTAATTTTGAAATTGTGGCGACTGCGTTAATGGCGTTACTGTTTTTCAAGGAGAAGGTATCAAGAAAGCTGTGGATTGCCATTGGATTTATTACGCTATCTAGTATTGTTTTGTCATTTGAGGGAAGTGATAGTTTCCAGTTTTCTATAGGTTCTTTTTTTGTGATACTGGCAACCTGTTGCTGGGGACTTGAGAATAACTGTACAAGAAAGATGTCAGATAAAAGCACATATGAGATTGTTTTGCTAAAAGGCATTTTTTCTGGCGGAGGTGCATTTACTATTGCATTGGTACTTGGCGAAAAGATTCCAGAAATGAAATACATTGCCGAAGTTATGCTATTAGGATTTGTAGCATACGGATTAAGTATTTTTCTTTATATAAGAGCGCAAAGAGACTTAGGTGCAGCTAAGACAAGTTCTTTTTATGCTGTAGCACCGTTTGTGGGATCATTTTTAGCCTTTGCAGTAAATGGAGAAAAATTGGCTCTAGAATATTTTATAGGGCTGGCTCTGATGTTGCTAGGAACGGTATTTGTAGTATATGACACTATGGTAAAGCATCATCTTCATGAGCATAAGCATACGATTGTTCATACACATAACGGCGTGACTCATACTCATGTAATCACTCATGAACATGAGCATAAGCACTTCGGTAATGAGGAGAGACATAATCACAAACACGAAGATTATATAAATAGCCAGGAACATAAATTGGCTCATGCGAATGGATTATAA
- a CDS encoding class I SAM-dependent methyltransferase, whose product MNNYIKLNEDRWNNVKNDYTEPLTHEELEEVRNNPISVALTVGKKAPKEWFEKANGKKILGLACGGGQQGPVFAIKGYDVTIMDFSKSQLQRDELVAKREGLKINTVQGDMTKPFPFENETFDIIFNPVSNVYIEDLDNMYKEASRVLKKGGLLMVGFMNPWIYMYDADIVWDKPDEELLLKFSIPFNSKELEEEGKITINPEYGYEFSHTLETQIRGQLKNGLAMIDFYESCDKRHRLSRYGNDYIATLCIKL is encoded by the coding sequence ATGAACAATTATATAAAATTAAATGAAGATAGATGGAATAATGTAAAAAATGACTATACTGAGCCATTGACACATGAAGAATTAGAAGAAGTTAGAAATAATCCAATTTCTGTTGCATTAACTGTTGGGAAAAAAGCTCCAAAAGAATGGTTTGAAAAAGCAAACGGAAAAAAGATATTAGGTTTAGCTTGTGGTGGTGGTCAGCAGGGACCAGTTTTTGCTATAAAAGGTTATGATGTAACCATAATGGATTTTTCTAAATCACAATTACAAAGAGATGAGTTGGTTGCTAAAAGAGAAGGCTTAAAAATCAATACAGTTCAAGGCGATATGACAAAACCATTTCCATTTGAAAATGAAACTTTTGATATTATTTTTAATCCGGTCTCAAATGTGTATATAGAAGATTTAGACAACATGTATAAAGAAGCCTCTCGAGTATTGAAAAAGGGTGGACTGTTAATGGTCGGATTTATGAATCCTTGGATATACATGTATGATGCTGACATTGTATGGGACAAACCCGATGAAGAATTACTTTTAAAGTTTTCAATACCTTTTAATTCAAAAGAGCTTGAAGAGGAAGGCAAAATAACCATAAATCCAGAATATGGATATGAATTTAGCCATACCTTAGAAACTCAGATTAGAGGACAACTTAAAAATGGTCTCGCTATGATAGATTTTTATGAATCATGTGATAAAAGACATAGATTATCACGTTATGGAAATGACTATATAGCTACACTCTGCATCAAACTATAA
- a CDS encoding ABC transporter ATP-binding protein, translating to MEKIIKLENVSLAKQGRTILKDLNWQVKKGEHWAILGLNGSGKSTLLRLLMAEHWKTQGKVTVLGTEFGAGDIPQLRTRIGVVGSFIAERLPSHLTAEEIVLTGKYKSSILYAPYGQTELNQAREMLASIGGQDLIGRSYISLSQGEKQLLLIARSLMEKPELLILDEATSGLDLFARERLLDQIGKITQMDQAPTILYVTHHVEEITAAMDHVLLLKEGETIAQGPKEDILQKEVMDRFYPQPVELIELGEDRYFVKVEVRSS from the coding sequence ATGGAAAAGATTATCAAACTGGAAAATGTAAGCTTGGCTAAACAAGGCCGAACCATCTTAAAAGATCTCAACTGGCAAGTGAAAAAGGGAGAACATTGGGCTATTCTCGGTCTCAACGGTTCTGGAAAGTCCACTCTTCTGCGCCTGCTCATGGCTGAACATTGGAAGACTCAGGGCAAGGTAACGGTTCTGGGTACGGAATTTGGTGCCGGCGACATTCCTCAGCTGCGAACTAGGATTGGAGTAGTCGGCTCCTTCATTGCTGAACGCCTGCCCAGCCATCTCACTGCCGAAGAAATCGTCCTGACAGGCAAGTATAAAAGCAGTATTCTCTACGCTCCTTACGGGCAAACTGAGCTGAACCAAGCTAGGGAAATGCTGGCTTCCATTGGCGGACAAGATTTGATTGGCCGGAGCTACATCAGTCTATCTCAAGGGGAAAAGCAGCTCTTGCTAATTGCACGCAGTCTCATGGAAAAACCAGAATTGCTTATCTTAGACGAAGCGACCAGCGGTCTGGATCTCTTTGCCCGCGAGCGCCTGCTGGATCAGATTGGTAAGATTACACAGATGGACCAAGCTCCAACCATCCTCTATGTCACCCACCATGTAGAGGAAATCACTGCTGCTATGGATCATGTCCTGCTCCTAAAAGAAGGAGAGACTATTGCCCAAGGTCCTAAAGAAGACATTCTTCAAAAAGAGGTCATGGATCGATTTTATCCCCAACCAGTCGAGCTGATTGAGCTGGGAGAAGATCGCTATTTCGTCAAGGTGGAGGTCAGGTCCTCATGA
- a CDS encoding AI-2E family transporter — translation MFHKSKLMFWTSEVLLLTIIFFIWRQMGDMITPIVSVVNTILIPFLVGGFLYYITNPLVKFLQDKLKINRMIGILITLSLLFGLIALGVIYLLPILINQLSSLINSTQGLYWEIQSFVNQLSKNPLFRNLNIQSTIQQLNLSYVDILQNILNSVTNSLGSVLSAVVNTLMILIMTPIFLVYFLMDGHKLLPMLERTVLKRDKLNISSLLTNLNATVARYISGISIDALIIGALAYIGYSVIGLKYALVFAIFSSLANLIPYVGPSIGLIPMVITYAFTDPQKMVAALIYMLIIQQVDGNILYPRIVGGVMKVHPITIMVLLLLSSNIYGVLGMIVAIPTYSILKEIAKFLANLYDNHKEAQQQKKNEEFGIINK, via the coding sequence ATGTTTCATAAAAGTAAGCTGATGTTTTGGACCAGTGAGGTCCTTTTGCTAACGATTATTTTCTTTATCTGGCGCCAGATGGGGGATATGATAACCCCGATTGTTAGCGTTGTGAATACAATCTTGATTCCCTTTCTTGTGGGAGGATTTCTTTACTATATTACGAATCCGCTGGTGAAATTTCTCCAGGACAAGCTCAAAATCAACCGAATGATTGGGATTCTGATTACGCTCAGCCTTTTGTTTGGCTTGATTGCTTTGGGTGTTATTTATCTCTTGCCGATTTTGATTAATCAGCTGAGCAGCTTGATTAATTCAACGCAAGGCCTTTATTGGGAAATTCAAAGTTTTGTCAATCAATTATCTAAAAATCCGCTCTTTCGAAATCTGAATATCCAGTCCACCATCCAGCAGCTCAACCTGTCTTATGTGGATATTCTGCAGAATATTCTCAACAGTGTGACCAACAGTCTGGGCAGTGTTCTGTCAGCAGTCGTCAATACACTGATGATTTTGATTATGACGCCGATTTTCTTGGTTTACTTCCTCATGGACGGCCATAAGCTTTTGCCCATGCTGGAGCGGACTGTCCTCAAGCGCGATAAGCTCAATATCTCCAGCTTGCTGACCAATCTCAATGCTACTGTTGCCCGCTATATCAGTGGGATTTCAATCGATGCCCTGATTATAGGTGCTCTGGCCTATATTGGCTATAGCGTCATTGGACTCAAGTACGCTTTGGTCTTTGCTATTTTCTCCAGTCTGGCTAATCTGATTCCTTATGTTGGACCGAGTATCGGCTTGATTCCCATGGTCATTACGTATGCCTTTACCGATCCTCAGAAGATGGTGGCGGCCTTGATTTACATGCTGATTATCCAGCAGGTCGATGGTAATATCCTCTATCCCCGTATCGTTGGTGGTGTGATGAAGGTTCATCCTATTACCATCATGGTGCTCTTGCTCTTATCCAGCAATATCTATGGTGTGCTGGGGATGATTGTGGCAATCCCGACCTATTCTATCCTCAAAGAAATCGCCAAGTTCTTGGCTAACCTCTATGATAATCACAAGGAAGCCCAGCAGCAGAAGAAGAACGAAGAGTTTGGGATTATTAATAAATAA
- a CDS encoding hemolysin family protein translates to MEDPGSQNMLWQALLLFILTLLNAFFSAAEMAMVSLNRARVEQKAEEGDLKYIRLLAVLESPNNFLSTIQVGITVINILSGASFADNLGKLFSSWMGNSETARAIGTFLALVLLTYISIVLGELYPKRIAMNLKDNLAVRAAPVIIFLGKIVSPFVWLLSASTNLLSRITPMKFDDADEKMTRDEIEYMLTKSEETLDADEIEMLQGIFSLDELMARELMVPRTDAFMVDIQDDTKEIIESILKQSFSRIPVYDGDKDNVIGLIHTKRLLNEGFVNGFDNIVLRKILQEPLFVPETMFVDDLLKELRNTQNQMAILLDEYGGMAGLVTLEDLLEEIVGEIDDETDKAEIEVHEIGENTYIVLGTMTLNDFNEYFEVEIESDDVDTIAGYYLTCVGTIPDPKERISYEVESQNKLLILTNDKVKNGRVTKVKVEISEIVEEAEKAEK, encoded by the coding sequence ATGGAAGACCCTGGCAGTCAGAATATGTTATGGCAAGCCTTACTACTGTTTATATTGACTTTGTTAAATGCCTTTTTCTCAGCTGCTGAGATGGCAATGGTATCGCTCAATCGGGCGCGTGTGGAGCAAAAGGCTGAAGAGGGTGACCTCAAGTATATCCGGCTCTTAGCTGTCTTAGAAAGCCCCAATAACTTCTTATCAACTATTCAGGTTGGGATTACTGTTATCAATATCCTGTCTGGGGCCAGTTTTGCGGATAATTTGGGGAAACTGTTCTCTTCTTGGATGGGAAATTCCGAAACAGCACGTGCTATCGGAACTTTCTTGGCTTTGGTCTTATTAACCTATATTTCTATTGTTTTGGGCGAGCTTTATCCCAAGCGCATTGCCATGAACCTGAAAGACAATCTAGCTGTGCGGGCTGCTCCGGTTATTATTTTTCTTGGCAAGATTGTCAGTCCCTTCGTTTGGTTGCTGTCAGCGTCGACTAATCTACTGAGTCGGATAACCCCGATGAAGTTTGATGATGCAGACGAAAAGATGACTCGGGATGAGATTGAGTATATGCTGACTAAGAGTGAGGAGACCTTGGATGCAGATGAGATTGAGATGCTGCAGGGGATTTTCTCTCTGGATGAGCTGATGGCGCGTGAATTGATGGTGCCACGGACGGATGCCTTTATGGTGGACATTCAGGATGATACCAAAGAAATTATCGAAAGCATTCTCAAACAGAGCTTCTCGCGGATTCCTGTCTATGATGGGGATAAGGACAATGTCATTGGACTGATTCATACCAAGCGGCTGCTCAATGAAGGATTTGTCAATGGTTTTGACAATATCGTTCTGCGCAAGATCCTGCAGGAGCCGCTCTTTGTACCGGAAACCATGTTTGTTGATGATTTGCTTAAGGAGCTACGCAATACGCAAAATCAAATGGCGATTCTTTTGGATGAGTATGGTGGTATGGCTGGTCTGGTCACACTGGAAGACCTCTTGGAGGAGATTGTCGGTGAGATCGACGATGAGACTGACAAAGCTGAAATTGAAGTCCATGAAATCGGTGAGAATACCTACATTGTCTTAGGAACCATGACCCTTAATGATTTTAATGAATATTTTGAAGTCGAAATCGAAAGCGATGATGTGGATACAATAGCTGGTTATTACTTGACTTGTGTGGGGACTATCCCAGATCCGAAGGAACGCATTAGCTACGAAGTCGAAAGTCAAAATAAGCTACTCATTTTGACCAATGACAAGGTTAAAAATGGCCGTGTTACGAAGGTTAAGGTTGAAATTTCAGAAATTGTTGAAGAAGCAGAAAAGGCTGAGAAATAA
- the treR gene encoding trehalose operon repressor yields the protein MKKYKQLFKQIEKDILEERYAVGDFLPSEHQLTEDYQVSRDTVRKALALLQEEGLIEKVRGQGSKVIKQEQFDFPVSKLTSYQEVVKQNNMQSKTNVVSLEKITVDQKLSDITGFPPYRLVWRIVRQRVVDQVASVLDIDYLDKGIVPDLTREIAEQSIYAYLENDLKLNIDYAKKEFTIDHANDRDKILMDLGKDQQVVSVKSQVYLADGRQFQYTESRHKLDKFRFVDFAKRQKE from the coding sequence ATGAAGAAATACAAACAATTGTTCAAACAGATTGAGAAAGACATTTTAGAGGAACGTTATGCAGTCGGAGACTTCTTGCCCAGCGAACATCAGCTGACAGAAGACTACCAGGTCAGCCGCGATACAGTCCGCAAGGCTCTGGCCCTGCTGCAGGAAGAAGGATTGATTGAAAAAGTCCGTGGACAAGGTTCCAAAGTCATCAAGCAGGAACAGTTTGACTTTCCTGTGTCTAAGCTGACCAGCTATCAAGAAGTAGTCAAACAGAATAATATGCAGTCCAAAACCAATGTTGTCAGCTTGGAAAAGATTACCGTGGACCAGAAATTGTCCGACATCACTGGCTTCCCTCCTTACCGACTGGTTTGGCGAATCGTCCGTCAGCGCGTTGTGGACCAAGTCGCCTCTGTATTAGATATTGACTATTTAGACAAGGGCATCGTCCCTGACTTGACAAGGGAAATCGCTGAGCAGTCCATTTATGCCTATTTGGAAAATGACTTAAAGCTCAATATCGATTATGCCAAGAAAGAATTTACCATTGACCACGCCAATGACCGAGACAAGATTCTCATGGACTTAGGCAAGGATCAGCAGGTCGTCTCTGTCAAATCCCAGGTCTATCTGGCAGACGGCCGCCAGTTTCAATATACCGAGAGCCGTCACAAGCTAGACAAATTTCGCTTTGTGGATTTCGCTAAGCGTCAGAAAGAATAA
- the treP gene encoding PTS system trehalose-specific EIIBC component: MGKFEKEAKDLLDAIGGKENVTAVSHCATRMRFVLGDDKKANVKAIETIPVVKGTFTNAGQFQVIIGNDVPIFYNDFTAVSGIEGVSKEAAKSAAKSKQNPLQRVMATLAEIFTPIIPALIVGGLILGFRNVLEGVHWSMLDGKTITEVSKFWSGINHFLWLPGEAIFQFLPVGITWSVSRKMGTSQILGIVLGICLVSPQLLNAYSVASTPAAEIAKDWVWDFGFFTVNRVGYQAQVIPALLAGLSLSYLEIFWRKHIPEVVSMIFVPFLSLIPALILAHTVLGPIGWTIGQGLSTVVLAGLTGPVKWLFGAVFGALYAPFVITGLHHMTNAIDTQLVADAGGTGLWPMIALSNIAQGSAVFAYYLMKRHDEREAQISLPATISAYLGVTEPALFGVNVKYVYPFVAGMIGSSIAGLLSVTFNITANAIGIGGLPGILSIQAKYMIPFAGVMLVAILVPMFLTFFFHKTGFLTKTEEDPELQAEFAAQEEAEFAGPSKAESSPEVKAADSSAPVTITSPLAGEVKELSQATDPVFAQGLMGRGVVIVPSQGELVSPVNGRVTVFFPTKHAIGILSDEGVEILMHIGMDTVNLEGKCFEGYVSQGDKVKVGDKLISFDIDMIKKAGYVTETPVIITNSDKYEVEVLEQLPQAVERGSQLMAANPL, translated from the coding sequence ATGGGAAAATTTGAGAAGGAAGCTAAAGATCTGCTAGATGCAATCGGCGGCAAAGAGAATGTCACAGCAGTTAGCCATTGTGCAACGCGGATGCGCTTTGTACTTGGCGACGATAAAAAGGCCAATGTCAAGGCCATTGAGACAATCCCAGTGGTCAAGGGAACTTTTACAAATGCTGGGCAATTCCAAGTCATCATTGGAAATGATGTGCCAATCTTTTACAATGACTTCACTGCTGTATCAGGTATTGAGGGAGTATCAAAAGAAGCAGCCAAGTCTGCTGCCAAGAGCAAGCAAAATCCCCTTCAGCGGGTTATGGCCACTCTGGCGGAAATTTTCACCCCGATCATTCCAGCTTTGATTGTCGGAGGGTTAATCCTTGGCTTCCGCAATGTTCTTGAGGGCGTGCATTGGTCTATGTTGGATGGGAAAACAATCACAGAGGTATCCAAATTCTGGTCTGGAATTAACCATTTCTTGTGGCTTCCGGGAGAAGCAATTTTCCAATTCCTGCCGGTAGGAATCACTTGGTCTGTTTCTCGTAAAATGGGAACTAGCCAAATTCTTGGGATTGTCTTGGGAATCTGTTTGGTGTCACCACAATTGCTCAATGCTTATTCAGTAGCATCGACACCAGCAGCTGAAATCGCTAAGGACTGGGTTTGGGATTTCGGTTTCTTCACTGTCAATCGTGTTGGTTACCAAGCTCAGGTTATTCCGGCCCTTTTAGCAGGTTTATCTCTATCTTATCTGGAAATCTTTTGGCGTAAACATATTCCAGAAGTAGTGTCTATGATTTTTGTGCCATTCTTATCATTGATTCCTGCTCTGATTCTGGCTCATACTGTCTTGGGTCCTATCGGTTGGACAATCGGTCAGGGGCTTTCAACAGTTGTACTTGCAGGTTTAACTGGTCCAGTTAAATGGCTCTTTGGCGCAGTATTTGGTGCCCTTTATGCTCCATTTGTTATCACAGGTCTTCACCATATGACCAATGCCATTGATACTCAGTTGGTAGCTGATGCCGGTGGTACTGGTCTTTGGCCAATGATTGCTCTGTCCAATATCGCTCAAGGCTCAGCTGTATTTGCTTATTACCTTATGAAACGCCATGATGAGCGGGAAGCGCAAATTTCCCTGCCTGCAACCATTTCAGCTTACCTTGGTGTTACTGAGCCTGCTCTCTTCGGGGTCAATGTTAAGTACGTTTATCCATTTGTTGCGGGAATGATTGGTTCGTCTATTGCGGGTCTGCTTTCTGTAACCTTTAATATAACGGCAAATGCTATTGGTATTGGTGGTTTACCAGGTATCCTTTCTATCCAAGCAAAATATATGATTCCATTTGCAGGAGTTATGCTTGTAGCAATCCTTGTACCAATGTTCCTGACTTTCTTTTTCCACAAGACAGGCTTCTTGACGAAGACAGAGGAAGATCCAGAATTGCAGGCAGAGTTTGCAGCTCAGGAAGAGGCTGAATTTGCCGGGCCATCCAAAGCCGAGTCATCTCCAGAGGTGAAAGCAGCTGATTCATCAGCTCCTGTAACGATTACTAGTCCGCTGGCAGGAGAAGTCAAAGAATTGAGTCAGGCAACAGATCCTGTCTTTGCACAAGGTTTGATGGGGCGTGGAGTTGTCATTGTTCCTAGCCAAGGTGAGTTGGTTTCACCAGTCAATGGTAGAGTAACAGTCTTCTTCCCAACCAAGCATGCCATCGGCATCTTGTCAGATGAAGGTGTTGAAATCCTGATGCATATCGGAATGGACACTGTCAATCTGGAGGGCAAATGCTTTGAAGGTTATGTATCTCAAGGAGATAAGGTCAAGGTTGGCGACAAACTCATTTCCTTTGATATAGACATGATCAAGAAAGCAGGCTATGTAACAGAAACACCAGTCATCATTACGAACTCAGACAAGTACGAGGTGGAGGTGCTTGAACAACTTCCTCAGGCAGTTGAGCGAGGAAGTCAGTTGATGGCAGCTAATCCACTTTAA